A genomic window from Acinetobacter lwoffii includes:
- the rpsR gene encoding 30S ribosomal protein S18: MARFYRRRKFCRFTAENVTYIDYKDIDTLKQYITENGKIVPSRITGTKARYQRQLALAIKQARYLSLIPYTDNHK, encoded by the coding sequence ATGGCACGTTTTTACCGTCGTCGCAAGTTCTGCCGCTTTACAGCTGAGAACGTTACGTACATCGACTACAAAGATATAGACACTTTAAAACAGTACATCACTGAAAACGGCAAGATTGTTCCTAGCCGTATTACAGGTACTAAAGCTCGTTACCAACGTCAATTAGCGCTAGCTATCAAACAAGCTCGCTACTTGTCTTTGATCCCTTACACTGACAATCATAAGTGA
- the rpsF gene encoding 30S ribosomal protein S6: protein MRHYEIVLLVHPDQSDQVVGMVERYLTHIKEAEGQIHRLEDWGRRQLAYPINKIHKAHYILMNVECGQTTLDELEELFRYNDAIIRSLIIRRENAITEESLLAKSAEEKRARKAQREEAQHAQDSAEA from the coding sequence ATGCGTCATTACGAAATCGTACTTTTAGTACACCCTGATCAAAGCGATCAAGTAGTTGGTATGGTAGAACGCTACCTAACTCACATCAAAGAAGCTGAAGGTCAAATCCACCGTCTTGAAGACTGGGGCCGTCGTCAATTGGCTTACCCAATCAACAAGATCCACAAAGCTCACTACATTCTTATGAATGTTGAGTGTGGTCAAACTACTCTTGATGAGCTTGAAGAATTATTCCGTTATAACGACGCAATCATTCGTAGCCTTATCATCCGTCGTGAAAACGCTATCACTGAAGAGTCACTATTGGCTAAAAGTGCTGAAGAAAAACGTGCGCGTAAAGCTCAACGTGAAGAAGCACAACACGCTCAAGACTCTGCTGAAGCTTAA
- the cyoE gene encoding heme o synthase, whose product MLKKYLFLTKPGILFGNFVTTLGGYFVATQGSVDFLLLLITLLGTTLVVASGCVVNNVIDQDIDQKMQRTQNRALVTKTISEPVALAFALVLGIAGFSLLWFWVNAYAFLFAVIGFVVYVGFYSLWTKRTTIHQTVVGSISGAAPPVIGYTAVANQFDLGALLIFLGYALWQMPHSWAIAIYRFDDYKNAGIPILPVARSIHRTKIESLVYVVLFTLTMNALFVFGYANWFYAVILNLLCIYWLYIGVIGFKAENDQLWAKKYFLFSVILITVISIIFSFTSTAPSTQIVFF is encoded by the coding sequence ATGCTGAAAAAGTATTTATTCCTGACTAAGCCAGGAATTCTCTTCGGTAACTTTGTTACCACTTTGGGTGGCTACTTCGTAGCCACTCAAGGTTCTGTAGATTTCCTTCTCCTGCTTATTACCCTTCTCGGTACTACGCTTGTCGTAGCATCAGGATGTGTGGTCAATAACGTGATTGACCAGGACATCGACCAAAAAATGCAGCGCACCCAAAACCGTGCTCTGGTCACCAAAACCATTTCCGAACCTGTTGCCCTGGCCTTTGCCCTGGTATTAGGCATCGCTGGTTTTAGTCTTTTATGGTTCTGGGTAAATGCGTACGCTTTCTTATTCGCGGTGATTGGTTTTGTCGTATATGTTGGTTTCTACAGCCTATGGACAAAACGAACCACAATTCATCAAACTGTTGTAGGCAGTATTTCTGGTGCAGCTCCGCCTGTCATTGGTTATACCGCAGTGGCCAATCAATTTGACCTCGGTGCGTTACTGATCTTTTTAGGTTATGCGCTATGGCAAATGCCTCACTCATGGGCGATTGCGATTTACCGCTTTGATGATTACAAAAATGCAGGCATTCCGATCTTGCCTGTGGCACGTTCGATTCATCGTACCAAGATTGAATCACTGGTTTATGTGGTGTTATTCACGCTGACCATGAATGCGTTATTTGTCTTTGGTTATGCCAACTGGTTCTATGCAGTGATTTTAAACTTACTGTGCATTTACTGGTTGTATATCGGTGTCATTGGATTTAAAGCTGAAAATGATCAACTTTGGGCAAAGAAATATTTCTTGTTCTCGGTGATCCTGATTACTGTCATTAGTATTATCTTTAGCTTTACCTCAACTGCGCCATCTACACAGATTGTATTTTTTTAA
- a CDS encoding cytochrome o ubiquinol oxidase subunit IV — MSHDHNAAGESHGNVKQYTVGFILSVILTVIPFGMVMAGGFGRGILITVIAITAVAQILVQLIYFLHMNSSSEQRWNVIAFVYTILTIAILLVGSVWIMNYLHYNMMI, encoded by the coding sequence ATGAGTCACGATCATAACGCTGCTGGCGAATCACACGGTAACGTTAAGCAATATACCGTCGGCTTCATCCTTTCTGTCATCCTTACCGTAATTCCATTCGGTATGGTGATGGCAGGCGGTTTTGGCCGTGGTATTTTGATTACTGTCATCGCGATTACTGCGGTTGCTCAGATTCTTGTGCAGTTAATTTACTTCCTGCATATGAACTCTTCTTCAGAGCAACGCTGGAACGTGATTGCATTCGTGTATACCATCTTAACTATCGCTATTCTTTTAGTGGGTTCTGTATGGATCATGAATTACCTACACTACAACATGATGATCTAA
- the cyoC gene encoding cytochrome o ubiquinol oxidase subunit III has translation MAEVLHHDNHGHDEHHHHDDTDITVFGFWTYLMSDLVLFGTLFIAFAVLSSHIPVGTPSARDLFGDSLGFVLTETFALLISSVTFGFAVLAAYKKDVAKVLTWLAITWVFGAIFIGMELYEFNHLVHAGHGPSTSAFLSAFFTLVGTHGIHVTSGLVWMIVLMVQIKKYGLTLANTRRLACLSLFWHFLDIVWICVFSVVYLMGVL, from the coding sequence ATGGCTGAAGTACTTCATCACGATAACCACGGACACGATGAGCATCATCATCACGATGATACTGACATCACCGTCTTTGGTTTCTGGACTTACTTGATGAGTGACCTTGTCCTGTTCGGTACACTCTTCATTGCGTTCGCTGTTTTGAGTAGCCACATTCCTGTGGGTACTCCAAGTGCGAGAGACCTGTTTGGCGACTCTTTAGGTTTCGTTCTTACTGAAACCTTCGCCCTCTTGATCTCTTCTGTAACCTTTGGTTTTGCAGTTCTTGCTGCATACAAAAAAGACGTTGCAAAAGTACTGACTTGGTTAGCGATTACTTGGGTATTCGGTGCTATCTTCATCGGCATGGAACTATATGAGTTCAATCATTTAGTTCATGCGGGTCACGGTCCAAGCACAAGTGCGTTCTTATCTGCGTTCTTTACTTTGGTAGGTACGCACGGTATTCACGTAACTTCTGGTCTGGTCTGGATGATCGTGCTTATGGTTCAAATCAAGAAATATGGTTTGACTCTTGCAAACACGCGTCGTCTAGCTTGCCTAAGCTTGTTCTGGCACTTCCTTGACATCGTTTGGATCTGTGTATTCAGCGTAGTTTACTTGATGGGAGTTCTGTAA
- the cyoB gene encoding cytochrome o ubiquinol oxidase subunit I has translation MSFLGKLGPDAIPYDPIVLATVAMMILGGIAVVAGITYFKKWGYLWNEWFTSVDHKKIGIMYLFVSIIMLVRGFADAIMMRLQQFLAKGGGEGYLHPEHYDQIFTAHGVIMIFFVAMGLVVGLMNISVPLQIGARDVAFPLLNSLSFWLFAGAAGLMMVSLALGEFAATGWMAYPPLSGIEYSPGVGMDYYIWALQISGLGTLLTGVNFFVTIIKMRAPGMKLMEMPIFTWTSLCTAVLIIAAFPVLTATIAMLTLDRYFGFHFFTNDLGGSPMLYVNLIWTWGHPEVYILVLPAFGIYSEVVATFSRKALFGYKSMVYATVAITVLSFVVWVHHFFTMGAGANVNAFFGIMTMIIAIPTGVKIFSWLFTMYKGRIVYTTPMLWTLGFLVTFGIGGLTGVLMAVPPADFLVHNSLFLIAHFHNVIIGGVVFAMFAGIIFYWPKMFGWRLNETWGKAAFWFWFFGFYFAFMPLYILGFMGMTRRLNTFDNPEWDPYVNIAMFGAVLIALGIVCFILQIVVGFLQRDQRLDLTGDPWDGRTLEWATSSPAPFYNFAHLPKINGIDTFWIEKENGVAYAKPTKYEDVHMPTNRAAGFVIAMFITIMGFGLIWHIWWLVVVTFLASIISFIVSSFTKKVDYYVPAAEVERIENERYAILEKHLKKD, from the coding sequence ATGAGCTTCTTAGGTAAGTTAGGTCCGGATGCAATTCCTTACGATCCAATCGTATTGGCAACTGTTGCAATGATGATCTTGGGTGGTATCGCAGTTGTTGCCGGTATTACCTACTTCAAAAAATGGGGCTACCTGTGGAACGAATGGTTCACATCTGTAGACCATAAAAAAATTGGTATCATGTACCTGTTCGTATCGATCATCATGCTGGTGCGTGGTTTCGCCGATGCGATCATGATGCGTCTTCAGCAGTTCCTTGCAAAAGGTGGCGGCGAAGGTTATTTACACCCTGAGCATTACGATCAGATCTTTACCGCGCATGGCGTGATCATGATCTTCTTCGTAGCAATGGGTCTTGTAGTTGGTTTAATGAACATCTCTGTACCGCTTCAAATCGGTGCACGTGACGTTGCATTTCCATTATTAAACTCACTCAGCTTCTGGTTATTCGCCGGTGCTGCGGGTCTAATGATGGTGTCACTCGCGTTAGGTGAGTTCGCTGCAACAGGCTGGATGGCATACCCTCCACTGTCTGGCATTGAATACTCTCCAGGCGTAGGTATGGACTACTATATCTGGGCACTGCAAATTTCAGGTCTGGGTACGCTATTAACGGGTGTTAACTTCTTCGTTACCATCATCAAAATGCGTGCGCCTGGCATGAAACTTATGGAAATGCCAATCTTTACCTGGACATCTTTATGTACAGCAGTATTGATTATTGCGGCTTTCCCAGTGTTGACTGCAACAATTGCAATGTTAACGCTTGACCGTTACTTCGGTTTCCACTTCTTTACTAACGACTTGGGTGGTAGCCCGATGTTGTACGTGAACTTGATTTGGACTTGGGGTCACCCGGAAGTATATATCTTGGTATTACCAGCATTTGGTATTTACTCTGAAGTTGTTGCGACTTTCTCGCGCAAAGCATTGTTCGGTTACAAATCAATGGTGTATGCAACAGTAGCAATCACAGTATTGTCATTCGTTGTATGGGTTCACCACTTCTTTACCATGGGTGCAGGTGCCAACGTTAACGCGTTCTTCGGTATCATGACCATGATTATTGCGATTCCTACAGGTGTGAAAATCTTCTCTTGGTTATTCACCATGTACAAGGGTCGTATTGTTTACACTACTCCAATGCTATGGACACTAGGCTTCCTGGTAACTTTCGGTATCGGTGGTTTAACAGGTGTATTGATGGCGGTTCCACCAGCGGACTTCCTGGTACATAACTCTTTATTCCTGATTGCTCACTTCCATAACGTAATTATTGGTGGTGTAGTATTTGCGATGTTCGCAGGTATCATCTTCTACTGGCCGAAAATGTTCGGTTGGAGACTGAATGAGACTTGGGGTAAAGCAGCGTTCTGGTTCTGGTTCTTCGGTTTCTACTTTGCGTTCATGCCACTTTATATCCTTGGTTTCATGGGTATGACACGTCGTTTGAATACATTTGACAACCCAGAATGGGACCCGTATGTAAATATCGCGATGTTCGGTGCAGTTCTGATTGCGCTTGGTATCGTATGTTTCATTCTGCAAATCGTGGTTGGTTTCTTACAACGTGACCAACGTCTGGATTTGACTGGCGATCCATGGGATGGTCGTACCCTTGAATGGGCGACATCTTCTCCTGCTCCGTTCTATAACTTTGCTCATCTTCCAAAGATCAATGGTATTGATACTTTCTGGATCGAGAAAGAAAATGGTGTTGCGTATGCAAAACCAACGAAGTACGAAGATGTTCATATGCCAACTAACCGTGCTGCCGGTTTCGTTATCGCGATGTTCATCACTATTATGGGCTTCGGTTTAATCTGGCACATCTGGTGGTTAGTAGTTGTTACGTTCCTTGCTTCTATCATTAGCTTCATCGTGTCTTCTTTCACCAAGAAAGTGGATTACTATGTTCCAGCTGCTGAAGTTGAGCGTATTGAAAACGAACGCTATGCGATTCTTGAAAAACACTTGAAGAAGGACTAA
- the cyoA gene encoding ubiquinol oxidase subunit II produces MRQTILAVLSLSAMTALLTGCGGDMVLLNSKGPVAAGQSNLMMTAIYLMLLVVIPSIIMALWFGWKYRASNKDADYKPTWVHSTAIEIVVWGIPVIIIGILAWLTWWGSHKYDPYRPIEADKAPLTVQVIAEQFKWIFIYPEQGIATVNELRFPEQTPVSLRLTSNFTMNSFFIPALSGQIYAMAGMQTHLNFLADETSPAEGYRGFSSNYSGYGFSQMRFRAHSVTDAQFAEWVSAIQAGNGTSVNPNAVQKTVLDQAEFASLRDGNRGVHQIEAIIARAKTPEEKAAAEAMKPYPTKPHPVTYYSSVEQGLFESVIHKYMSNYHGADHSAPVEAAATDAVAHEASASEAHVAGEHATASQGE; encoded by the coding sequence ATGAGACAAACGATTTTAGCTGTATTGTCTTTATCTGCGATGACTGCACTCTTGACTGGGTGTGGTGGTGATATGGTACTTCTGAACTCTAAAGGTCCAGTTGCAGCAGGTCAAAGTAACCTGATGATGACTGCGATTTACTTAATGCTTTTGGTGGTTATTCCATCAATCATCATGGCATTATGGTTCGGTTGGAAATATCGTGCATCGAATAAAGACGCAGACTATAAACCTACATGGGTACACTCTACTGCGATTGAAATTGTAGTATGGGGTATCCCTGTCATTATTATTGGTATTTTAGCTTGGTTAACTTGGTGGGGTTCCCACAAGTATGACCCATACCGTCCAATTGAAGCAGATAAAGCGCCATTAACTGTTCAGGTTATTGCTGAGCAATTTAAATGGATCTTCATCTATCCTGAGCAAGGCATTGCAACTGTTAACGAATTACGTTTCCCAGAGCAAACTCCGGTAAGCCTTCGTTTAACCTCTAACTTCACGATGAACTCGTTCTTCATCCCGGCGTTAAGTGGTCAGATTTATGCAATGGCAGGTATGCAAACTCACCTTAACTTCTTAGCTGATGAAACTAGTCCAGCTGAAGGTTATCGTGGTTTCTCTTCAAACTATTCAGGCTATGGCTTCTCACAAATGCGCTTCCGTGCACATTCTGTGACTGATGCCCAGTTTGCCGAATGGGTTTCTGCTATTCAGGCAGGAAACGGTACTTCAGTTAACCCTAATGCAGTACAAAAAACTGTTCTAGACCAAGCTGAATTTGCAAGCTTACGTGACGGTAACCGCGGTGTTCACCAGATCGAAGCGATTATTGCAAGAGCTAAGACTCCTGAAGAGAAGGCTGCTGCTGAAGCAATGAAGCCTTACCCTACTAAGCCACATCCTGTGACTTACTACTCTTCTGTAGAGCAAGGTTTGTTTGAATCTGTGATTCACAAGTATATGAGTAACTACCACGGTGCTGACCATTCAGCTCCTGTAGAAGCTGCAGCGACTGATGCTGTTGCTCATGAAGCGTCTGCTTCTGAAGCTCATGTAGCTGGTGAACATGCGACTGCTTCTCAAGGAGAATAA
- a CDS encoding RDD family protein — protein sequence MQIYLARNNQQAGPYTLEQLNQMLANQQVMLTDLAWHQGMTEWKALGELTQGKSVYQPEGYVVPAVTPETPVFQNNQSTTLAYSQPHTQTATQKNELASIPSRILAKIVDVLLWLPATFILTAFFTPEQETRFAQLNEEFMNVVLSSNADPALAQQLQTQMFEMFSQQAWLATAVYLIIMLAIQAFLIAKSGQSIGKKLTKIKIVDAESGEKTSLLRAFTIRSVFFIFLNIVFMPLSLIIDWAFGLGKKRQTLHDKLAKTQVVKQ from the coding sequence ATGCAGATTTACTTGGCACGAAACAATCAACAAGCTGGTCCATATACGCTCGAGCAATTGAATCAGATGCTGGCGAATCAACAAGTCATGCTGACTGACCTGGCATGGCATCAAGGCATGACAGAGTGGAAAGCCTTAGGTGAACTTACCCAAGGAAAATCGGTATATCAACCTGAAGGTTATGTCGTTCCCGCAGTCACACCTGAAACGCCGGTATTCCAGAACAATCAGTCAACGACTTTGGCCTATTCACAGCCTCATACTCAAACAGCGACTCAAAAGAATGAACTCGCCAGTATTCCAAGCCGTATACTGGCCAAAATTGTAGATGTGTTACTGTGGTTACCAGCAACCTTCATTTTGACTGCATTTTTTACACCTGAACAGGAAACCCGATTTGCACAACTGAATGAAGAATTCATGAATGTCGTGCTGAGTAGCAATGCAGATCCTGCTCTGGCCCAACAATTACAGACTCAAATGTTTGAGATGTTTTCTCAGCAGGCGTGGCTTGCCACAGCGGTCTATTTGATTATCATGCTGGCCATTCAAGCCTTTCTGATTGCCAAATCAGGCCAAAGTATTGGTAAAAAGCTGACGAAAATCAAAATTGTAGATGCCGAATCAGGTGAAAAGACCAGCCTGTTACGCGCCTTCACTATTCGTAGTGTATTTTTCATATTTTTAAATATTGTATTTATGCCACTGAGTTTAATTATTGACTGGGCCTTCGGATTGGGCAAAAAACGTCAAACCTTGCACGATAAACTCGCAAAAACGCAAGTTGTGAAACAATAG
- the ppsA gene encoding phosphoenolpyruvate synthase — protein MEARVIGLEKLGKHDVELVGGKNSSLGEMISHLSNAGVSVPGGFATTADAYREFLEQSGLNAKINAELAALNVDDVNALAETGAKIRQWIVDTPLTPALEQEVRTAFAELSNGNPDIAVAVRSSATAEDLPDASFAGQQETFLNIRGIDNVLIAIKEVFASLYNDRAISYRVHQNFAHDVVALSAGVQRMVRSETGAAGVMFTLDTESGFRDAVFITASYGLGEMVVQGAVNPDEFYISKPLLNAGRHAILRRNLGSKHQKMIYGEEASAGKSVVVVDVEKAERQQFALNDQELQELAKQALIIENHYGAPMDIEWAKDGDDGKIYIVQARPETVKSRENVGTMERYLLKQRGTVICEGRSIGQRIGSGKVRIVTSIKEMDKVQDGDVLVSDMTDPDWEPVMKRAAAIVTNRGGRTCHAAIIARELGVPAIVGCGNATEVLVDGQEVTVSCAEGDTGFIYEGALDFEIQKNSIESMPALPFKVMMNVGNPDRAFDFAQIPNAGIGLARLEFIINRMIGVHPKALINIDSLPRETRAAVMARTAGYASPIEFYVEKLVEGISTLAAAFADKPVIVRMSDFKSNEYANLIGGKLYEPEEENPMLGFRGASRYVSDNFRDCFELECRALKKARDEMGLTNIQIMIPFVRTVAEAKRVIELLALNGLKRGENGLKVIMMCELPTNALLADQFLEHFDGFSIGSNDLTQLTLGLDRDSGIVSHLFDERDPAVKALLSLAIQACRKAGKYVGICGQGPSDHPDLAQWLMEQGIDSVSLNPDSVLETWFFLAEEKVQKA, from the coding sequence TTGGAAGCGCGCGTAATTGGTCTGGAAAAATTAGGGAAGCACGACGTTGAGCTGGTCGGTGGGAAAAACTCATCACTAGGCGAAATGATCAGCCACTTATCAAATGCTGGTGTATCTGTGCCAGGTGGTTTCGCAACGACTGCCGATGCCTACCGTGAATTTCTCGAGCAAAGTGGCCTAAACGCTAAAATCAATGCAGAGCTTGCTGCACTCAATGTTGATGATGTAAATGCACTTGCTGAAACTGGCGCAAAAATTCGTCAATGGATTGTGGATACTCCACTTACGCCTGCATTAGAACAAGAAGTTCGTACAGCATTTGCAGAACTTTCTAACGGCAACCCTGACATCGCGGTTGCCGTTCGTTCTTCTGCAACTGCAGAAGATTTGCCGGATGCTTCTTTTGCCGGCCAGCAAGAAACTTTCCTGAACATTCGTGGTATCGATAACGTTCTGATCGCGATCAAAGAAGTATTTGCATCTTTGTACAACGACCGCGCAATCTCTTACCGTGTACACCAAAACTTTGCCCATGATGTAGTTGCCCTGTCCGCTGGTGTACAACGCATGGTTCGTTCAGAAACTGGTGCTGCCGGTGTAATGTTTACGCTAGATACTGAATCAGGCTTCCGTGATGCAGTATTCATTACCGCATCTTATGGTTTGGGTGAAATGGTTGTTCAAGGTGCAGTTAACCCGGACGAATTCTATATTTCTAAACCGCTTTTAAATGCAGGCCGACACGCGATCCTTCGTCGCAACCTGGGTTCTAAGCACCAGAAAATGATTTATGGTGAAGAAGCATCTGCAGGTAAATCTGTCGTTGTCGTGGATGTTGAAAAAGCTGAACGCCAACAGTTCGCTTTAAACGACCAGGAATTACAAGAACTTGCTAAACAAGCGCTGATCATTGAAAACCACTACGGTGCACCAATGGACATCGAGTGGGCAAAAGATGGCGATGATGGCAAGATTTACATCGTTCAGGCGCGTCCTGAAACTGTAAAAAGCCGTGAAAATGTCGGCACCATGGAACGCTATCTGTTGAAACAACGCGGTACTGTGATCTGTGAAGGCCGTTCAATCGGTCAACGCATTGGTTCTGGTAAAGTCCGCATTGTGACGTCGATTAAAGAAATGGACAAAGTACAAGACGGTGATGTTCTTGTATCTGATATGACTGACCCGGATTGGGAACCAGTCATGAAACGTGCAGCTGCGATTGTAACAAACCGTGGTGGTCGTACTTGTCACGCAGCAATTATTGCACGTGAGCTTGGTGTTCCTGCAATCGTGGGTTGTGGTAATGCAACTGAAGTTCTTGTAGACGGTCAGGAAGTGACTGTGTCTTGTGCTGAAGGTGATACTGGCTTTATCTATGAAGGCGCACTAGATTTTGAAATTCAAAAGAATTCAATTGAGTCTATGCCTGCTCTTCCATTTAAAGTCATGATGAACGTGGGTAACCCGGATCGTGCATTTGACTTTGCTCAAATTCCAAACGCAGGTATTGGTCTGGCGCGTCTTGAATTCATTATTAACCGTATGATTGGTGTTCACCCGAAAGCATTAATCAATATTGACAGCCTTCCACGTGAAACACGTGCAGCAGTCATGGCGCGTACTGCAGGTTATGCATCTCCAATTGAATTCTATGTAGAGAAACTGGTTGAAGGTATCTCGACACTTGCTGCTGCATTTGCAGACAAGCCAGTCATTGTTCGTATGTCAGACTTCAAGTCTAACGAATATGCAAACTTGATCGGTGGTAAATTATACGAGCCAGAAGAAGAAAACCCGATGCTAGGTTTCCGTGGTGCAAGTCGCTACGTTTCTGATAACTTTCGTGATTGCTTCGAACTTGAATGTCGTGCATTGAAAAAGGCACGTGATGAAATGGGTTTAACCAATATCCAGATCATGATTCCATTTGTTCGTACTGTTGCTGAAGCGAAACGTGTAATTGAACTTCTTGCATTAAATGGTCTTAAGCGCGGTGAAAACGGCCTTAAAGTGATCATGATGTGTGAACTTCCAACCAATGCTTTATTGGCAGATCAGTTCCTTGAACATTTCGATGGTTTCTCTATTGGTTCAAACGACTTGACACAATTAACGCTTGGTCTTGACCGTGACTCTGGTATTGTCTCTCACCTATTTGATGAGCGCGATCCTGCGGTTAAAGCGTTGCTTTCTCTTGCAATTCAAGCATGCCGTAAAGCTGGCAAATATGTCGGTATTTGTGGTCAAGGTCCTTCTGATCACCCAGATCTTGCACAATGGTTAATGGAACAAGGTATCGACTCTGTGTCTTTAAACCCAGACTCGGTACTTGAAACCTGGTTCTTCCTGGCTGAGGAAAAAGTGCAAAAAGCATAA
- the ppsR gene encoding posphoenolpyruvate synthetase regulatory kinase/phosphorylase PpsR, protein MSEGKQIQRSVFFISDGTAITAETLGHSLLAQFPHVKFDIHIIPYISSEEAATNVVAEINARAQIDGEKPLVFDTLVDPYVRDIINTANAVNLDVFEGLISKLADELGTIPTTLVGQTHAVTDSESYKARIDAVHFALDNDDGARTRHYDKADLILIGVSRSGKTPTSIYLSLQFGIRVANYPLTEEDLDDNRLPAVLRPHKNKLFGLMIDAERLVAIRSERKANSRYASFSQCQMELRAIEGIYISEGIKYLNVSEMSIEEISTRVLQMTGLKRRIG, encoded by the coding sequence ATGTCGGAAGGTAAACAAATTCAGCGTAGTGTTTTCTTTATTTCAGATGGTACCGCCATCACCGCTGAAACCCTTGGACACTCGCTGTTAGCGCAGTTTCCGCATGTGAAATTTGACATTCATATTATCCCTTATATTAGTTCCGAAGAAGCGGCCACAAACGTGGTTGCAGAGATCAATGCAAGAGCTCAAATCGACGGTGAAAAACCGCTGGTATTTGATACCCTGGTTGATCCCTATGTGCGCGACATTATTAATACCGCAAATGCAGTAAATCTTGATGTATTTGAAGGACTTATTAGTAAGTTGGCTGATGAATTAGGCACGATTCCTACAACTTTAGTCGGGCAGACCCACGCGGTGACCGACTCTGAGTCCTACAAAGCTCGTATTGATGCTGTTCATTTTGCTTTAGACAATGACGACGGCGCACGTACCCGTCATTATGATAAAGCTGACCTGATCCTGATTGGTGTATCGCGTTCAGGTAAAACTCCGACCTCTATTTATCTGTCTTTGCAGTTCGGTATTCGCGTAGCAAACTATCCGCTAACTGAAGAAGATTTGGACGATAACCGCCTGCCAGCCGTGCTGCGACCGCATAAAAACAAGCTGTTTGGCTTGATGATTGATGCGGAACGCCTTGTGGCCATTCGTTCTGAGCGTAAGGCCAATAGCCGTTATGCCAGCTTTAGTCAGTGTCAGATGGAGTTGCGTGCGATTGAAGGGATTTATATTTCGGAAGGCATCAAGTACCTGAATGTGTCTGAAATGTCGATTGAAGAAATCTCAACACGTGTGTTGCAAATGACCGGTTTAAAACGTCGAATCGGTTAA
- a CDS encoding NAD(P)/FAD-dependent oxidoreductase, with translation MSTKQDPHAGIFENRPEHFQQFNGIKVPSSELLELDYTDKDIAIIGTDQFTVSQLDKISQHARSVKVFQINPAFVLPGSDRILQRIINHPLIGKNRRLFNNRIKSLLSLRFLENQVQNLWLRRQLMPNLASSRKIYLKSDHYYAALQRENCQLITWPILKISENTIHCINGEQHPVDIIIHTYLAEK, from the coding sequence ATGTCTACCAAGCAGGATCCACACGCTGGTATTTTTGAAAATCGCCCCGAACATTTTCAGCAGTTTAATGGAATTAAAGTGCCCTCTTCCGAACTGTTAGAATTAGATTATACAGATAAAGATATTGCGATTATTGGCACGGATCAGTTTACCGTGAGCCAGCTGGATAAAATCAGTCAACATGCCCGTTCGGTAAAAGTTTTCCAGATTAATCCTGCTTTTGTACTGCCCGGTTCCGATCGAATTCTGCAACGGATTATTAATCATCCACTGATTGGTAAAAATCGTCGCTTATTTAATAACCGGATTAAAAGCTTGCTTTCTCTGCGGTTTTTAGAAAATCAGGTGCAGAATTTGTGGCTAAGACGCCAGTTAATGCCAAATCTTGCATCTTCCCGTAAAATTTATCTGAAATCAGATCATTATTATGCTGCCCTACAGCGTGAAAATTGCCAGCTGATTACTTGGCCAATTTTAAAAATTTCGGAAAATACGATTCATTGCATCAATGGTGAACAGCATCCGGTCGATATCATTATTCATACTTATTTAGCAGAAAAATAA